A single genomic interval of Bacillus sp. SM2101 harbors:
- a CDS encoding YafY family protein: MKIDRLLTIIVILLNRSRISAKELAEKFEVSVRTIYRDIESINMAGIPIISYSGNNGGFGIKENYKLNHQLLTLNNLCSILSALKGVNSTFEDVELESSIEKLRNIIPQDKIHHLDLHMEQIIIGMQPWAYTSKQKELVKNIRNAITQSQLITIIYRNYTNETSTRQIEPMSLIFKGYTWYLFGYCHLKTNFRVFRISRIIDLQVEDVLFKRREKSYQEIEEASKKQVSLTSITLKFVPQVRSRVEDIFDKENIEILNTGELIVTAHFPEKEWYYGLIFSFGEHVEVLGPERVRQAVASRIKSMLEKYQ, from the coding sequence ATGAAAATAGACCGTTTGCTGACAATCATTGTTATATTACTTAATAGAAGTCGAATATCGGCAAAAGAACTTGCGGAAAAGTTTGAAGTTTCAGTTCGAACGATTTACAGAGACATTGAATCTATTAATATGGCTGGTATTCCGATCATATCATACTCTGGGAATAATGGTGGTTTTGGTATTAAGGAGAATTATAAATTAAACCATCAGTTGCTGACACTAAACAATTTGTGTTCCATACTTTCAGCACTTAAAGGTGTTAACTCTACATTTGAGGATGTTGAGCTTGAATCATCCATAGAAAAACTGCGAAATATTATTCCACAGGATAAAATTCATCATCTTGACCTGCATATGGAGCAAATTATAATTGGTATGCAGCCTTGGGCATACACCTCAAAACAAAAAGAACTGGTCAAAAATATCCGGAATGCTATCACTCAATCACAATTGATTACAATTATATATAGAAACTATACAAACGAAACAAGTACAAGACAGATAGAACCGATGTCATTAATCTTTAAAGGTTATACATGGTATCTGTTTGGCTATTGTCACTTAAAAACAAATTTCAGGGTATTCAGGATTTCACGCATTATTGACTTGCAGGTTGAAGATGTACTATTCAAGCGTAGGGAAAAGTCATATCAAGAAATTGAAGAGGCATCAAAGAAGCAGGTCTCCTTAACCAGCATTACATTAAAATTCGTACCCCAGGTGAGGTCCCGAGTTGAAGATATTTTTGACAAAGAAAATATTGAAATTCTGAATACAGGTGAACTGATTGTGACTGCACACTTTCCAGAGAAGGAATGGTATTACGGATTGATATTCAGTTTTGGCGAACACGTCGAAGTGTTAGGTCCTGAAAGGGTACGCCAAGCTGTTGCATCTAGAATAAAATCGATGCTTGAAAAATATCAGTAA
- a CDS encoding histidine phosphatase family protein: MELVFIRHGQGEHTIDLPNSLNTTDPELTNKGRNQAISLRKQFPLSTTDLILISPMSRTLQTVQIWSEGINCRKIVSPFLSPRMFPQNQKWTTLPCDELLTKEKIKYKFNEFDIDEEDLSREWWTKGINKLPEQEFEKIADMFLNWCKSTGKKRIYLVSHDGTITSYRQFITGKKLSRNDFPREVGWLKINW; encoded by the coding sequence ATGGAGTTAGTATTTATTAGGCACGGACAAGGTGAACATACCATAGATTTACCTAACAGTTTAAATACAACTGACCCAGAATTAACTAATAAAGGAAGGAATCAAGCTATATCACTTAGAAAACAGTTTCCTTTATCAACGACTGATTTAATTTTAATTAGCCCTATGAGTAGAACATTACAAACAGTCCAAATTTGGAGTGAAGGAATAAATTGTAGGAAAATAGTAAGTCCTTTTTTATCTCCAAGAATGTTTCCTCAAAATCAAAAGTGGACTACACTTCCTTGTGATGAACTTCTAACTAAAGAAAAAATTAAATACAAATTCAATGAATTTGATATTGATGAAGAAGACTTATCAAGAGAGTGGTGGACAAAAGGAATAAATAAACTACCAGAACAAGAGTTTGAAAAAATAGCAGATATGTTTTTGAATTGGTGTAAGAGTACTGGTAAAAAAAGAATCTATTTAGTTTCACATGATGGAACAATAACTTCATATAGACAATTTATTACTGGAAAAAAACTATCTCGAAATGATTTTCCTAGAGAGGTCGGCTGGTTGAAAATTAATTGGTAA